In the genome of Photobacterium sp. TLY01, one region contains:
- a CDS encoding RDD family protein produces the protein MTTAVKKDMTQTKQYPGLFRRIGAWIYDALVVAAVLMLAGGLAMAVIALLLSTGLLNLGNYADASEYLTRHPVAAPIYSVYLGGSIVAFFGYFWCKAGQTLGMRAWKLRIQNADGSNIRFTQALIRMATSAFGLGNLLVPFSHTKQSLQDLMAECEMVLLPKPN, from the coding sequence ATGACAACAGCAGTGAAAAAGGACATGACGCAAACCAAACAATACCCGGGGCTGTTTCGTCGCATCGGCGCCTGGATTTACGACGCTCTGGTGGTGGCTGCAGTATTAATGCTGGCTGGCGGTCTGGCCATGGCCGTGATCGCTTTACTACTCAGCACCGGCTTGCTGAACCTGGGCAACTATGCCGATGCCAGTGAATACCTCACCCGACACCCGGTGGCTGCACCAATATACTCTGTGTATCTGGGCGGGAGCATCGTCGCTTTCTTTGGCTATTTCTGGTGTAAAGCCGGTCAGACGCTGGGTATGCGCGCCTGGAAGCTGCGCATTCAGAATGCCGATGGTTCAAATATCCGCTTTACCCAAGCGCTTATTCGCATGGCGACATCGGCCTTTGGCCTGGGCAATTTGCTGGTGCCTTTCAGCCACACCAAGCAATCGCTGCAGGATTTGATGGCAGAATGTGAAATGGTGTTGCTGCCAAAACCCAACTGA